A genomic region of Rhodococcus qingshengii JCM 15477 contains the following coding sequences:
- a CDS encoding IclR family transcriptional regulator, with product MISRTRTLSAIGTPGGRQDPTVRACGTHSPDQRTPPGASPEGRRFKAAVLDRTLRKPHTDGVRYAERDGAASSVLGRSFALLSCFEGHEGEIRLSELSRRTGMPKATAHRLLQSLIQFGAVEREGNGYRIGIRLYELGQLSQQAQTLRATALPMLTRLHSATHATVHLAVLEQTEVVYLDKLIGPMGPRIPSRLGGRMPAYCTALGKVMLAHSGPETVQAVIDGGMQRRAPRTIVLPSSLVREFPAVRKTGIAYEWEESAVGVVCAAAAVLDSAGKPLAAISVSGLGNQIDPHHIGPTVRSAALSLARSLAVEAPTAGISNSSN from the coding sequence GTGATTTCCCGGACCCGAACTCTCTCGGCCATCGGTACTCCTGGGGGAAGACAGGACCCAACGGTTCGAGCCTGCGGCACTCACAGCCCCGATCAGCGGACCCCGCCCGGCGCGTCACCGGAAGGGCGAAGGTTCAAGGCCGCGGTACTAGACAGAACGTTGCGCAAGCCGCACACTGACGGAGTGCGGTACGCAGAGCGGGATGGCGCCGCCTCATCGGTTCTGGGTCGCTCCTTCGCGCTGCTCTCCTGCTTCGAGGGGCATGAGGGCGAAATACGACTGAGCGAACTTTCACGCCGCACCGGCATGCCGAAGGCGACAGCGCATCGGCTGCTCCAGTCGCTGATTCAGTTCGGAGCCGTAGAACGCGAAGGAAACGGATACCGGATCGGCATCCGACTCTATGAGCTCGGCCAACTTTCCCAACAGGCACAGACGCTACGCGCGACAGCCCTGCCCATGTTGACTCGGTTGCACAGCGCGACTCACGCGACCGTGCATTTGGCCGTGCTCGAGCAGACGGAAGTCGTGTACCTGGACAAGCTAATTGGTCCCATGGGTCCACGCATACCATCGCGCCTCGGAGGACGGATGCCGGCTTATTGCACGGCATTGGGGAAGGTGATGCTCGCCCATTCAGGGCCGGAGACTGTTCAAGCCGTCATTGACGGCGGAATGCAGCGACGGGCACCCCGCACTATCGTGCTGCCTTCGTCGCTAGTCCGCGAGTTTCCCGCAGTGCGCAAGACAGGAATTGCGTATGAATGGGAAGAGTCGGCAGTCGGCGTCGTGTGCGCTGCGGCCGCAGTTCTTGACTCAGCTGGTAAGCCACTCGCGGCCATCTCAGTTTCAGGGCTGGGGAACCAAATTGATCCGCATCACATAGGACCCACGGTCCGGTCCGCGGCGCTTTCACTCGCACGTTCACTTGCCGTCGAGGCCCCCACTGCCGGGATCAGCAACAGTTCGAATTGA
- a CDS encoding FAD binding domain-containing protein: protein MKPAQFSYYDPRTVEEVLQFLDEKQDDVVLLAGGQSLVPMLNMRLAQPECVVDLGRVAGLYQVEDTNDSIALGSMVTLAAIERNAARGKGRPEGLGDHSSLAAHRSGHGSRCRGGPVLPPVRAIQGAGRLAGAKRLRLRELILRRGVSTTTRKRTSWVDNTAPQGAGTGHSRWQVGSVLASSLEVLSTRDCPRTPLLGPSGACGSWTIA, encoded by the coding sequence ATGAAGCCTGCGCAGTTCTCCTACTACGACCCACGTACCGTTGAGGAAGTCCTTCAGTTCCTCGACGAGAAACAGGACGACGTGGTGCTGCTCGCTGGCGGACAGAGCCTGGTGCCTATGCTCAACATGCGGCTGGCCCAGCCTGAATGTGTGGTGGACCTAGGCAGGGTCGCAGGTCTGTACCAAGTCGAGGACACGAACGACTCCATTGCACTTGGGTCGATGGTCACGCTCGCGGCTATCGAAAGAAACGCAGCTCGTGGGAAGGGACGCCCTGAGGGCCTCGGAGATCACTCCTCTCTGGCAGCTCATCGGAGTGGCCACGGTAGTCGTTGTCGCGGCGGTCCCGTGCTACCTCCTGTGCGTGCTATCCAAGGCGCTGGGCGTCTTGCGGGGGCGAAGCGACTGAGATTACGGGAACTGATCTTGCGACGTGGGGTGTCAACAACTACGAGGAAGAGAACCTCCTGGGTCGACAACACGGCTCCGCAAGGCGCTGGGACAGGCCACTCTCGGTGGCAGGTGGGCAGCGTGTTGGCTTCCTCGCTTGAGGTTCTAAGCACACGTGATTGTCCACGAACGCCGTTGCTTGGGCCGAGCGGGGCGTGCGGTTCGTGGACAATCGCTTGA
- a CDS encoding DUF1989 domain-containing protein gives MHESTISLEEEQVMDQDRDLVEQFIVDKCSARAFPLDKGQILRVTAHEGKQVADLKFIRRENMKEQFSSSWSVLLNTLEGVGTNHAITKLWSKPPYENVMLTVVRDDSARHFLNGSCSRRWAELSGGMEVVVMGDKTCWDLFDDALRPFGLGAEDTDSQGTFNVFMSVSHDDSGGLIFESPRCRRGDAIEFRAEMDVLVAAVSCPDINEINDFSPKAMKYEILGLSNED, from the coding sequence ATGCACGAATCGACTATTAGCCTAGAGGAAGAGCAAGTAATGGATCAAGACCGTGATCTCGTGGAACAATTCATTGTAGACAAATGCTCGGCTCGAGCATTTCCGCTCGACAAGGGGCAGATTCTGAGAGTGACCGCTCACGAGGGCAAACAGGTGGCGGATCTGAAGTTTATCCGTCGCGAGAATATGAAAGAGCAATTCTCGTCCTCCTGGTCTGTGCTGCTAAATACGCTAGAAGGTGTGGGGACCAATCACGCCATTACTAAGCTCTGGTCGAAGCCACCATACGAGAACGTTATGCTCACGGTGGTCCGTGACGATTCCGCTAGGCACTTCCTGAATGGAAGTTGTTCGCGCCGCTGGGCAGAGTTGAGCGGAGGAATGGAGGTTGTCGTTATGGGGGACAAGACCTGCTGGGACCTCTTCGATGACGCGTTGAGGCCTTTCGGGCTCGGCGCCGAGGACACCGACAGCCAAGGAACCTTCAATGTTTTCATGTCCGTTTCGCACGACGATTCCGGTGGGTTGATATTTGAGTCACCGCGGTGCCGACGTGGTGATGCAATAGAGTTCAGAGCCGAGATGGATGTTCTCGTTGCAGCCGTGTCCTGCCCTGATATAAATGAGATCAATGATTTCTCCCCAAAGGCTATGAAATAC